In the genome of Triticum urartu cultivar G1812 chromosome 5, Tu2.1, whole genome shotgun sequence, one region contains:
- the LOC125506832 gene encoding cysteine-rich receptor-like protein kinase 26 isoform X1: protein MDRHSTTTQSDLERMLCDEKVEPKALPLSLLEDITNRFSEEREIGRGGFAVVYKGVLKNGAAIAVKRLSKTYMCEKEFHREVECLIKVNHKNVVRFIGYGVDSQGRAESYNGKFVMADVLQRLLCFEYLPHGTLDKYITDASTGLDWRKRYKIINGVCEGLHYLHQNRILHLDLKPQNILLDDNMLPKIADFGLARCFDEKQSRAFTTKIWGTMGYLAPESGSREVTYRFDLYSLGVIIIEILTGKRGYEAVEDILQSWSNRLDESQRDIQLEQVRVCSEIGIECIESNPAKRPVSVQHIIARLHETRSVDGSIEDAMTRSSRPQVEADSDDPHRGALKESSEISPVSKLVDEVMSVAASATPSDQL, encoded by the exons ATGGATCGCCATTCAACTACTACACAAAGCGACCTGGAGCGCATGCTATGTGATGAAAAGGTAGAACCGAAGGCCCTTCCATTATCGCTGCTGGAGGATATCACCAACCGATTTTCTGAGGAGCGGGAAATTGGCAGAGGTGGGTTTGCAGTGGTCTATAAG GGAGTGCTTAAGAATGGTGCGGCAATTGCTGTGAAGAGACTATCTAAGACATATATGTGCGAGAAAGAATTCCACCGAGAGGTTGAATGTCTGATAAAGGTGAATCACAAAAATGTGGTACggtttattggatatggtgtcgACTCACAAGGGAGAGCAGAAAGCTACAATGGAaaatttgtcatggcagatgtacTACAAAGATTGCTCTGCTTTGAGTACCTACCTCATGGAACTCTTGATAAATATATCACTG ATGCATCTACTGGACTTGACTGGAGAAAGCGCTACAAAATAATCAATGGGGTTTGCGAGGGTTTACACTACCTGCACCAAAATCGAATTCTTCACTTGGATCTTAAACCTCAAAACATTTTGTTGGATGATAATATGTTACCAAAAATTGCTGATTTTGGTCTAGCAAGGTGCTTTGATGAAAAGCAAAGTCGTGCTTTCACAACAAAAATATGGGGAACAAT GGGATATTTGGCACCAGAATCCGGCAGCCGTGAAGTCACATACCGGTTTGACTTATACAGTCTTGGTGTTATAATCATAGAGATACTAACCGGAAAGAGGGGGTATGAAGCTGTTGAGGAT ATACTTCAAAGTTGGAGCAACAGATTGGATGAATCACAAAGAGACATACAACTGGAGCAAGTACGGGTATGTTCTGAGATAGGGATAGAGTGTATTGAGTCCAACCCAGCGAAAAGACCGGTTAGTGTGCAACATATAATCGCTCGGCTCCATGAAACAAGAAGTGTGGACGGTTCTATCGAAGATGCCATGACAAGATCATCAAGACCTCAA GTGGAAGCTGATTCCGATGATCCGCATCGTGGTGCACTTAAGGAAAGCTCTGAG ATAAGCCCCGTCTCTAAGTTGGTGGATGAGGTGATGTCGGTGGCTGCTTCTGCAACACCATCCGACCAACTGTGA
- the LOC125506832 gene encoding cysteine-rich receptor-like protein kinase 26 isoform X2, which produces MDRHSTTTQSDLERMLCDEKVEPKALPLSLLEDITNRFSEEREIGRGGFAVVYKGVLKNGAAIAVKRLSKTYMCEKEFHREVECLIKVNHKNVVRFIGYGVDSQGRAESYNGKFVMADVLQRLLCFEYLPHGTLDKYITDASTGLDWRKRYKIINGVCEGLHYLHQNRILHLDLKPQNILLDDNMLPKIADFGLARCFDEKQSRAFTTKIWGTMGYLAPESGSREVTYRFDLYSLGVIIIEILTGKRGYEAVEDVEADSDDPHRGALKESSEISPVSKLVDEVMSVAASATPSDQL; this is translated from the exons ATGGATCGCCATTCAACTACTACACAAAGCGACCTGGAGCGCATGCTATGTGATGAAAAGGTAGAACCGAAGGCCCTTCCATTATCGCTGCTGGAGGATATCACCAACCGATTTTCTGAGGAGCGGGAAATTGGCAGAGGTGGGTTTGCAGTGGTCTATAAG GGAGTGCTTAAGAATGGTGCGGCAATTGCTGTGAAGAGACTATCTAAGACATATATGTGCGAGAAAGAATTCCACCGAGAGGTTGAATGTCTGATAAAGGTGAATCACAAAAATGTGGTACggtttattggatatggtgtcgACTCACAAGGGAGAGCAGAAAGCTACAATGGAaaatttgtcatggcagatgtacTACAAAGATTGCTCTGCTTTGAGTACCTACCTCATGGAACTCTTGATAAATATATCACTG ATGCATCTACTGGACTTGACTGGAGAAAGCGCTACAAAATAATCAATGGGGTTTGCGAGGGTTTACACTACCTGCACCAAAATCGAATTCTTCACTTGGATCTTAAACCTCAAAACATTTTGTTGGATGATAATATGTTACCAAAAATTGCTGATTTTGGTCTAGCAAGGTGCTTTGATGAAAAGCAAAGTCGTGCTTTCACAACAAAAATATGGGGAACAAT GGGATATTTGGCACCAGAATCCGGCAGCCGTGAAGTCACATACCGGTTTGACTTATACAGTCTTGGTGTTATAATCATAGAGATACTAACCGGAAAGAGGGGGTATGAAGCTGTTGAGGAT GTGGAAGCTGATTCCGATGATCCGCATCGTGGTGCACTTAAGGAAAGCTCTGAG ATAAGCCCCGTCTCTAAGTTGGTGGATGAGGTGATGTCGGTGGCTGCTTCTGCAACACCATCCGACCAACTGTGA
- the LOC125506833 gene encoding protein ALWAYS EARLY 2-like isoform X2, with the protein MSSTRKVRNVNKRYAKINEDWPEKDATVVHKNKVRKKKLSDLGSQWSKDELERFYAAYRKYGKDWRKVAGAVHDRTSDMVEALYNMNRAYLSLPEGTATAAGLIAMMTDHYNILDGSNSDHESNGSPKTSRKPQKRGRAKLQSVSKASDTRYPDLLQSQPASSSYGCLSLLKKKRSGGNKPRAVGKRTPRVPVASMYRDDKIGPSNRQAKPDANNGDEEGALAALALAEVCQRGSPQVSQTSGRSSGQMFLSPGKSIDRKNADSEMGSSKMHGFQVDADYPEGSLGSREAETGDYPKDASYFLNNEGSASGKSKPKVKRSQKRRKKAAHKTDDQFEDDREACSGTEEGCSSRKAKDISDLDVFGSKGSWPSNKSNKRSRQLFFGDELSALDALHTLADISVNILQPSSIAESESSAQFKDGSKDNESDDKPSVPAAVSLFDKKDKPRKTKKIKRQSEIASNEVVTRKKARLSKDHHHDGSTSDVKQDDCKCGVKMEKKKRKSSTLKISKDEKNTLKDSEKTEASAEEGKVSSNKGRHTHVSPVSKQNKSKAQESSPAHADFGKEAMDTVDMTENAITQQSDSASKSKSRRKLGILKALAPESKPAEGADDSCDNVSYPVNNVTELKDKLSHCLSSRFLRRWCMSEWFYSAIDYPWFAKSEFVEYLNHVKLGHVPRLTRVEWGVIRSSLGKPRRLSKQFLQEEREKLSQYRESVRQHYAELQSGVREGLPTDLARPLAVGQRVIACHPKTRELHDGGVLTVDRSRCRVQFDRPELGVEFVMDIDCMPLHPLENFPESLRRQNIVNKYYSSFSEVKFEDRSKEYGGGGAPRFIPNGDAFDSIAQAKTTANEATVAAQQAMYGQPCTLSQIQEREADIRALAELSRALDKKEALLVELRHMNEEVSGKQKDGEIIRDLEHFRKQYAMVLVQLRDSNDHVASALLCLRQRNTFHGQPTQSYPNKSMENGGASNRTPDPSSNLFGYINQESGSQVMEIIETSRSKAKTMVDVAVQAMCKVSEGENAFAKIGEALDNLNLRGTGSGSSILGIRRIPPDSGQANSDNSASGRFDPAAATNNISSPRVLPNGSDSEAQFPSELISSCVATILMIQNCTEKQYHPAEVAHILDSALSRLQPCSSQNVPIFREIEMCMGIIKNQMLALIPTPSG; encoded by the exons ATGTCTTCCACCAGAAAAGTGAGAAATGTAAACAAGCGCTATGCCAAAATTAATGAAGATTGGCCGGAAAAGGATGCAACAGTTGTACATAAAAATAAAGTGCGA AAGAAGAAACTATCCGACCTTGGTTCTCAGTGGAGCAAAGATGAGTTGGAGCGCTTCTATGCAGCTTATAGAAAATATGGAAAAGATTGGAGGAAG GTGGCTGGTGCTGTCCATGATAGAACATCTGATATGGTGGAGGCTCTTTACAACATGAATAGG GCATATTTGTCTCTTCCAGAGGGAACTGCTACTGCTGCAGGGTTGATAGCGATGATGACCGATCACTATAATATTTTG GATGGGAGTAACAGTGATCATGAGAGTAACGGTTCACCAAAAACTTCTAGGAAGCCACAGAAGCGTGGCCGTGCAAAGCTTCAGTCTGTGTCGAAGGCATCTGATACACGTTACCCTGATCTATTGCAATCTCAGCCTGCTTCATCGAGCTATGGATGCCTTTCTTTGTTGAAGAAGAAACGTTCTGGAG GTAACAAGCCCCGTGCTGTTGGAAAAAGGACTCCACGAGTGCCTGTTGCAAGCATGTACCGAGATGACAAGATAGGTCCATCAAATAGACAAGCAAAACCAGATGCTAATAATGGTGATGAAGAAGGTGCTCTAGCTGCTTTAGCTCTGGCAGAGGTCTGTCAAAGAGGCTCACCTCAGGTTTCTCAAACATCTGGAAGATCCAGTGGTCAAATGTTCCTGTCTCCTGGTAAAAGTATCGACAGAAAA AATGCAGATTCAGAGATGGGAAGTTCAAAGATGCATGGATTTCAAGTAGACGCTGATTATCCAGAAGGTAGCTTAGGAAGCAGGGAAGCAGAAACTGGCGACTATCCCAAAGATGCTTCCTATTTTCTGAATAACGAAGGTTCTGCGTCTGGCAAGTCTAAGCCAAAAGTTAAGAGGTCGCAAAAGAGAAGAAAGAAAGCTGCACACAAAACAGACGATCAATTCGAGGATGACAGAGAGGCTTGCAGTGGCACCGAAGAAGGGTGTAGTTCCAGAAAGGCCAAGGATATATCAGATTTGGATGTATTTGGAAGTAAAGGTTCATGGCCATCTAACAAATCAAACAAAAGAAGCCGCCAACTATTTTTTGGCG ATGAATTGTCAGCTCTCGACGCATTACATACATTAGCTGATATCTCTGTGAATATTCTACAACCTTCTTCTATCGCTGAATCTG AATCATCGGCACAGTTTAAGGATGGAAGCAAAGACAATGAATCTGATGATAAGCCTAGTGTGCCTGCAGCAGTATCATTATTTGACAAAAAAGATAAGCCCAGAAAAACGAAAAAGATCAAAAGGCAGTCAGAAATTGCAAGCAACGAGGTGGTTACCAGGAAAAAAGCTAGACTTTCTAAAGATCACCATCATGACGGGAGTACTTCTGACGTAAAGCAGGATGATTGTAAATGTGGTGTTAAAAtggagaaaaagaaaagaaagtcTTCCACACTGAAG ATCTCCAAAGATGAGAAGAATACACTAAAAGATAGTGAGAAGACCGAG GCTTCCGCTGAAGAAGGGAAGGTATCTTCTAATAAAGGTAGGCATACTCATGTCAGTCCAGTTTCAAAACAAAACAAGTCCAAAGCACAGGAAAGTTCTCCAGCACATGCTGATTTTGGAAAAGAAGCCATGGATACGGTGGACATGACAGAAAATGCAATAACTCAGCAATCGGACTCGGCATCAAAGTCTAAAAGCCGGCGCAAGTTAGGCATTTTGAAAGCACTTGCTCCAGAGAGCAAGCCTGCTGAGGGCGCTGATGATTCGTGCGATAATGTTTCCTACCCAGTGAATAACGTTACTGAACTCAAG GACAAGCTCTCTCACTGCTTATCTTCACGTTTCCTCCGGAGATGGTGCATGTCTGAGTGGTTCTATAGTGCAATTGATTATCCATGGTTTGCGAAGAGTGAATTTGTGGAGTACTTGAATCATGTAAAGCTGGGTCATGTACCAAGGCTGACTCGTGTCGAGTGGGGTGTTATAAGGAG TTCTCTTGGAAAGCCACGTCGATTGTCAAAGCAGTTTTTACAAGAGGAGAGGGAAAAGCTTTCTCAGTATCGCGAGTCAGTCAGACAACACTATGCTGAACTTCAGTCTGGTGTTCGAGAAGGTCTACCAACTGATCTTGCTCGGCCCTTAGCAGTTGGGCAGCGTGTTATAGCCTGTCATCCCAAAACAAGAGAACTTCATGATGGGGGTGTTTTGACTGTTGACCGTAGTCGCTGTCGGGTTCAATTTGATCGTCCGGAGCTGGGTGTTGAGTTTGTGATG GATATTGATTGTATGCCGTTACACCCACTGGAAAATTTCCCTGAGTCTCTGAGACGCCAAAATATCGTGAATAAATACTACAGCAGCTTCTCAGAAGTAAAGTTTGAGGATCGGTCCAAAGAGTATGGTGGTGGAGGTGCACCAAGATTCATACCAAAT GGGGATGCATTTGATTCGATTGCACAGGCCAAAACCACAGCAAACGAGGCTACAGTCGCTGCACAACAGGCAATGTACGGCCAGCCATGTACGCTGTCACAGATTCAGGAAAGAGAAGCAGATATAAGGGCTCTTGCTGAACTATCGCGTGCTCTTGATAAGAAG GAAGCCTTGCTGGTAGAGTTGAGGCACATGAACGAAGAAGTGTCTGGAAAGCAAAAGGATGGGGAAATTATTAGAGATTTGGAGCACTTCAGGAAGCAATACGCCATGGTTCTTGTCCAGCTGAGAGATTCGAATGATCAT GTGGCTTCAGCCCTGCTTTGTCTGCGGCAACGGAACACATTTCATGGGCAGCCAACGCAGTCATATCCTAATAAATCCATGGAAAATGGTGGAGCTTCTAACAGAACACCAGACCCATCTAGTAACCTTTTTGGTTATATTAATCAGGAGTCTGGATCCCAAGTAATGGAAATTATTGAGACTTCAAGGTCCAAAGCTAAAACGATGGTTGATGTCGCTGTTCAG GCAATGTGCAAAGTAAGCGAAGGAGAGAACGCTTTTGCCAAGATAGGGGAAGCACTAGACAATCTGAACCTCCGTGGCACCGGCTCTGGTTCGAGCATACTCGGCATAAGGCGGATACCTCCCGATTCGGGGCAGGCAAATTCAGACAACAGCGCCTCGGGCCGCTTCGACCCTGCTGCAGCAACTAATAACATTTCCAGTCCAAGAGTATTGCCCAACGGCAGCGACTCCGAAGCCCAGTTCCCGTCGGAGCTGATTTCGTCCTGTGTAGCGACCATCCTGATGATACAG AACTGCACGGAGAAGCAGTATCACCCCGCGGAGGTGGCGCACATCCTCGACTCGGCGCTGTCGCGGCTGCAGCCGTGCAGCTCGCAGAACGTACCCATCTTCAGGGAGATCGAGATGTGCATGGGTATCATCAAGAACCAGATGCTGGCCTTGATACCCACTCCTAGTGGCTAG
- the LOC125506833 gene encoding protein ALWAYS EARLY 2-like isoform X1, which produces MSSTRKVRNVNKRYAKINEDWPEKDATVVHKNKVRKKKLSDLGSQWSKDELERFYAAYRKYGKDWRKVAGAVHDRTSDMVEALYNMNRAYLSLPEGTATAAGLIAMMTDHYNILDGSNSDHESNGSPKTSRKPQKRGRAKLQSVSKASDTRYPDLLQSQPASSSYGCLSLLKKKRSGDLFVGNKPRAVGKRTPRVPVASMYRDDKIGPSNRQAKPDANNGDEEGALAALALAEVCQRGSPQVSQTSGRSSGQMFLSPGKSIDRKNADSEMGSSKMHGFQVDADYPEGSLGSREAETGDYPKDASYFLNNEGSASGKSKPKVKRSQKRRKKAAHKTDDQFEDDREACSGTEEGCSSRKAKDISDLDVFGSKGSWPSNKSNKRSRQLFFGDELSALDALHTLADISVNILQPSSIAESESSAQFKDGSKDNESDDKPSVPAAVSLFDKKDKPRKTKKIKRQSEIASNEVVTRKKARLSKDHHHDGSTSDVKQDDCKCGVKMEKKKRKSSTLKISKDEKNTLKDSEKTEASAEEGKVSSNKGRHTHVSPVSKQNKSKAQESSPAHADFGKEAMDTVDMTENAITQQSDSASKSKSRRKLGILKALAPESKPAEGADDSCDNVSYPVNNVTELKDKLSHCLSSRFLRRWCMSEWFYSAIDYPWFAKSEFVEYLNHVKLGHVPRLTRVEWGVIRSSLGKPRRLSKQFLQEEREKLSQYRESVRQHYAELQSGVREGLPTDLARPLAVGQRVIACHPKTRELHDGGVLTVDRSRCRVQFDRPELGVEFVMDIDCMPLHPLENFPESLRRQNIVNKYYSSFSEVKFEDRSKEYGGGGAPRFIPNGDAFDSIAQAKTTANEATVAAQQAMYGQPCTLSQIQEREADIRALAELSRALDKKEALLVELRHMNEEVSGKQKDGEIIRDLEHFRKQYAMVLVQLRDSNDHVASALLCLRQRNTFHGQPTQSYPNKSMENGGASNRTPDPSSNLFGYINQESGSQVMEIIETSRSKAKTMVDVAVQAMCKVSEGENAFAKIGEALDNLNLRGTGSGSSILGIRRIPPDSGQANSDNSASGRFDPAAATNNISSPRVLPNGSDSEAQFPSELISSCVATILMIQNCTEKQYHPAEVAHILDSALSRLQPCSSQNVPIFREIEMCMGIIKNQMLALIPTPSG; this is translated from the exons ATGTCTTCCACCAGAAAAGTGAGAAATGTAAACAAGCGCTATGCCAAAATTAATGAAGATTGGCCGGAAAAGGATGCAACAGTTGTACATAAAAATAAAGTGCGA AAGAAGAAACTATCCGACCTTGGTTCTCAGTGGAGCAAAGATGAGTTGGAGCGCTTCTATGCAGCTTATAGAAAATATGGAAAAGATTGGAGGAAG GTGGCTGGTGCTGTCCATGATAGAACATCTGATATGGTGGAGGCTCTTTACAACATGAATAGG GCATATTTGTCTCTTCCAGAGGGAACTGCTACTGCTGCAGGGTTGATAGCGATGATGACCGATCACTATAATATTTTG GATGGGAGTAACAGTGATCATGAGAGTAACGGTTCACCAAAAACTTCTAGGAAGCCACAGAAGCGTGGCCGTGCAAAGCTTCAGTCTGTGTCGAAGGCATCTGATACACGTTACCCTGATCTATTGCAATCTCAGCCTGCTTCATCGAGCTATGGATGCCTTTCTTTGTTGAAGAAGAAACGTTCTGGAG ACTTGTTTGTAGGTAACAAGCCCCGTGCTGTTGGAAAAAGGACTCCACGAGTGCCTGTTGCAAGCATGTACCGAGATGACAAGATAGGTCCATCAAATAGACAAGCAAAACCAGATGCTAATAATGGTGATGAAGAAGGTGCTCTAGCTGCTTTAGCTCTGGCAGAGGTCTGTCAAAGAGGCTCACCTCAGGTTTCTCAAACATCTGGAAGATCCAGTGGTCAAATGTTCCTGTCTCCTGGTAAAAGTATCGACAGAAAA AATGCAGATTCAGAGATGGGAAGTTCAAAGATGCATGGATTTCAAGTAGACGCTGATTATCCAGAAGGTAGCTTAGGAAGCAGGGAAGCAGAAACTGGCGACTATCCCAAAGATGCTTCCTATTTTCTGAATAACGAAGGTTCTGCGTCTGGCAAGTCTAAGCCAAAAGTTAAGAGGTCGCAAAAGAGAAGAAAGAAAGCTGCACACAAAACAGACGATCAATTCGAGGATGACAGAGAGGCTTGCAGTGGCACCGAAGAAGGGTGTAGTTCCAGAAAGGCCAAGGATATATCAGATTTGGATGTATTTGGAAGTAAAGGTTCATGGCCATCTAACAAATCAAACAAAAGAAGCCGCCAACTATTTTTTGGCG ATGAATTGTCAGCTCTCGACGCATTACATACATTAGCTGATATCTCTGTGAATATTCTACAACCTTCTTCTATCGCTGAATCTG AATCATCGGCACAGTTTAAGGATGGAAGCAAAGACAATGAATCTGATGATAAGCCTAGTGTGCCTGCAGCAGTATCATTATTTGACAAAAAAGATAAGCCCAGAAAAACGAAAAAGATCAAAAGGCAGTCAGAAATTGCAAGCAACGAGGTGGTTACCAGGAAAAAAGCTAGACTTTCTAAAGATCACCATCATGACGGGAGTACTTCTGACGTAAAGCAGGATGATTGTAAATGTGGTGTTAAAAtggagaaaaagaaaagaaagtcTTCCACACTGAAG ATCTCCAAAGATGAGAAGAATACACTAAAAGATAGTGAGAAGACCGAG GCTTCCGCTGAAGAAGGGAAGGTATCTTCTAATAAAGGTAGGCATACTCATGTCAGTCCAGTTTCAAAACAAAACAAGTCCAAAGCACAGGAAAGTTCTCCAGCACATGCTGATTTTGGAAAAGAAGCCATGGATACGGTGGACATGACAGAAAATGCAATAACTCAGCAATCGGACTCGGCATCAAAGTCTAAAAGCCGGCGCAAGTTAGGCATTTTGAAAGCACTTGCTCCAGAGAGCAAGCCTGCTGAGGGCGCTGATGATTCGTGCGATAATGTTTCCTACCCAGTGAATAACGTTACTGAACTCAAG GACAAGCTCTCTCACTGCTTATCTTCACGTTTCCTCCGGAGATGGTGCATGTCTGAGTGGTTCTATAGTGCAATTGATTATCCATGGTTTGCGAAGAGTGAATTTGTGGAGTACTTGAATCATGTAAAGCTGGGTCATGTACCAAGGCTGACTCGTGTCGAGTGGGGTGTTATAAGGAG TTCTCTTGGAAAGCCACGTCGATTGTCAAAGCAGTTTTTACAAGAGGAGAGGGAAAAGCTTTCTCAGTATCGCGAGTCAGTCAGACAACACTATGCTGAACTTCAGTCTGGTGTTCGAGAAGGTCTACCAACTGATCTTGCTCGGCCCTTAGCAGTTGGGCAGCGTGTTATAGCCTGTCATCCCAAAACAAGAGAACTTCATGATGGGGGTGTTTTGACTGTTGACCGTAGTCGCTGTCGGGTTCAATTTGATCGTCCGGAGCTGGGTGTTGAGTTTGTGATG GATATTGATTGTATGCCGTTACACCCACTGGAAAATTTCCCTGAGTCTCTGAGACGCCAAAATATCGTGAATAAATACTACAGCAGCTTCTCAGAAGTAAAGTTTGAGGATCGGTCCAAAGAGTATGGTGGTGGAGGTGCACCAAGATTCATACCAAAT GGGGATGCATTTGATTCGATTGCACAGGCCAAAACCACAGCAAACGAGGCTACAGTCGCTGCACAACAGGCAATGTACGGCCAGCCATGTACGCTGTCACAGATTCAGGAAAGAGAAGCAGATATAAGGGCTCTTGCTGAACTATCGCGTGCTCTTGATAAGAAG GAAGCCTTGCTGGTAGAGTTGAGGCACATGAACGAAGAAGTGTCTGGAAAGCAAAAGGATGGGGAAATTATTAGAGATTTGGAGCACTTCAGGAAGCAATACGCCATGGTTCTTGTCCAGCTGAGAGATTCGAATGATCAT GTGGCTTCAGCCCTGCTTTGTCTGCGGCAACGGAACACATTTCATGGGCAGCCAACGCAGTCATATCCTAATAAATCCATGGAAAATGGTGGAGCTTCTAACAGAACACCAGACCCATCTAGTAACCTTTTTGGTTATATTAATCAGGAGTCTGGATCCCAAGTAATGGAAATTATTGAGACTTCAAGGTCCAAAGCTAAAACGATGGTTGATGTCGCTGTTCAG GCAATGTGCAAAGTAAGCGAAGGAGAGAACGCTTTTGCCAAGATAGGGGAAGCACTAGACAATCTGAACCTCCGTGGCACCGGCTCTGGTTCGAGCATACTCGGCATAAGGCGGATACCTCCCGATTCGGGGCAGGCAAATTCAGACAACAGCGCCTCGGGCCGCTTCGACCCTGCTGCAGCAACTAATAACATTTCCAGTCCAAGAGTATTGCCCAACGGCAGCGACTCCGAAGCCCAGTTCCCGTCGGAGCTGATTTCGTCCTGTGTAGCGACCATCCTGATGATACAG AACTGCACGGAGAAGCAGTATCACCCCGCGGAGGTGGCGCACATCCTCGACTCGGCGCTGTCGCGGCTGCAGCCGTGCAGCTCGCAGAACGTACCCATCTTCAGGGAGATCGAGATGTGCATGGGTATCATCAAGAACCAGATGCTGGCCTTGATACCCACTCCTAGTGGCTAG